The DNA window TCCCTGGAGCAAAGCAGCAGCCCTTGGGGACAGGATGGCAGAGCAAAAGGGGCCGTGGCCTGCCAGCCGGGGCCCCATCTCTAGCCAGTTTCAGAAACACAAGCACAGGCTTCCTCTGGAACCTGCGGGCTAACCTACAAATGGCTGGGATCAGACTGTGTCGTCTCTGAATCCTCTGCTCCCTGTTAAACTCTGAAAATGTAAAGTAGTATTTTAAAGCTTTAATCAATAAGACGATTACCCGGTTAATATCCAAGGACAAAGGCAACCCGTGTATATAACAAAACCAAACTGACAAGACGGGGAAGCTAGTTACAGGTGGAATTCACAGCCCTAAAAGAAGCTCACAGGAGAAAAGAGGTGTGCATCTTGCTGATGTGGTAAAGGGAAGCAAGCGATTCTAGTCCCCCTgcaatctttgaaagaaaaaggaacctcAGGGTTTTTCCCTTCTTGGCTCTCTTAAACCAATACCTATCTTTTGGGATATACTCTAAATACCaatgataaaatgtttttaaagtttaaagaaaaacatgctaAGAACTCTGGTTTCTACATTGtggtctcattctctctcatttgccttttcttctgaGGCCAGCTCTAGAATCACAGGGAACTGTGTGTTCCTGGAGCCACAGTGATGATGGTAGCCTGACTGGATGATCTACAGATTCGTGTGTGAAAATCTGCTCAGCAGACCCACTGCATGTCCCTGGTAATCAGGGTCCCTTTAGCAAGGTTCAGAGGGAAATGACAAAGTGTAtcgtaggatttttttttttttttaagaggaagaaaaccGAGTTGCATAGCCCAAGAAGGGCAAGCAAGCAGAAGACCTGAAGGGACCAGATCTCCAAAAGCAGCCTGTGGCATGATCTAGCTTCACAGAATGGCAAAGTGACAGAGGTCAAGCCTATTGGTTTGGAGAAGATGACAGAAGCGCATTCATAGAGTCCAGATCTGTCAGGAAGTTGTGTGCTCAGAAGGAAGCCAACAAGCCTGGGAGCTAAGGAATGCCCAGCAGGCCCGTGAGGGAGGAGGGCCACTCCAGGTCAGTGGGCCAGAGGAGGACAGACAGATGGCAGGAAGTCGTAGGTCATGACTAGAAAGCCAAGGTCAAGCTCTTAAAGGTAGCACGGTCCCTCTGTCGACTGCAATGGGCTGGGGCCATGCTGGCGGGGGATGGTGGTACATGGAGGCTGAGGGGCAGCACAGGGCCACGTCCCATCACTGACCGGAAACAAGGCTGCTGGCACGATGACAGCGGTCTGAGGATACAGCTGAACGGACTTTTTTCgttgtaaggttttttttttttaagattttatttatttatttaatagagagagcgagcacacaagcagtgggagcacacaaggcaggcagagggagaaacagaatccccgctgagcagggagcccgacgtagggctcgatcccaggactctgggaccacaacccgaaccaaaggcagacgcccaacaactgagccacccaggtgtccctaaggttttgtttttaagtaacctctacatccaacgtggggctcgaactcaggacccagagatcaggagttgcacactccaccgacAGACCCAGCCGGGCGCTACTCTCAATCAGCATTTATGGCAAAGGGACTGAGGTGCGGTAGGACTGTCCCTGTTTGCAAATGGTCAGAAAGGAAATGCCATTCTGCTTCTCCGAGACCTAGATGTGACTCTCCCTGGGGCCCCGAAGATAATGAGTATTTTCACAATGAGCAATCATGCGTcaaggaaagcatttttaaagccTTTCCCTCTTTAGGGTTGTTTTGCTCCAGGGGAAAGGGAAGCGGCACAAGAACGCATTTCAGACCAGCCACCCAGAGCCGCCGTTGGAGCTCTGACCTTGGTCTGTTTCTTCTCAGTGGCATAGACGATGGAGGTGCAGCAGACCTCAGCAATCTTGCGGCCCTGACCGTAAAAGGACCAGCAGCAGATTTCGTCCCCAATGACGTCCTTTATGAACAGGACCCTTCCGTTAAAGCGCAGAGACAGCTTATCAAAGAGCTCAATGTTTTTCAACATATTGTCGTCAGAATTGCTGCAAAAGAGCATTTGAGAAGGTGAGTGTCTCCCCCCTCCCAGGCTAGGGCGGCCGCTCTGCTGGGCTCTGCCGGGGCCGGGGAGGAATCGGGAATGACTCGGGGCCCATGGGCACAGGCACCAGGTCTGGAGCGTGAAGGGAGCCCCGCGAGCCCCGGCAGTGGCAGAATGCGACTGCTCAGTGGAGACTTTCCAACTGGGGTCCGTTTCTGGGTCTTGAGGAACCTCATTAAACCCCCTACAGCTGAGGCCACATGGTCCCAAGAGCCAGAAGACATCTAGAAACCTgtatatattgctggtgggaatgtaaaatggtgcagctgctttggaaaaacagtttggcaggtcCCCAAATGACTAAACCTAGAGTTACCAttggacccagcaattccactcctaggtacccaagagaaaaaaaaaaaacctcggtCCACATTGAAAATGTGTATAtggatgttcacagcagtattcaCAAAgtcccaaagtggaaacaaccctgAATGTGCATCCAccaatgaatggatcaacaaaatgcAGTAAAGATCCACATGATGGGACATTATTCAACTATAAAAGGGGATGAGGTATTCATACACATGCCACAAGAATGAACCTTGACAACAtgatgctaagtcaaagaagccagtcacaaaagcaatgtattatatgattccatttatacgaagTGTCCAGTCGGCAGAGAGCAGTGTTAGCCAAgggtcgggggggaggggggatgctgGAGGGGAATGAAGAGTGACTGTTAAtggatttctttttgaggtgatgaaagtGTTCACAAAGCAGGCATGTGATGATGGCTGAACAGCTCGGTAAATCTACTAAAGCCCACTGAATTATATACGTTAAAAGGACAGCCTTTATAGTATGTGTGAATTCAATCTCGTTATCTATCGTCTGTCTCCCTGGGCATCCTCGAGGTGCAGAGGGCCACCCTCACTGGAAGATAACAGGAGGAGCTGGGCCTGGCCTGTGCGAGCGGAAGCTTTCCTAGCTAATATGGGGTGGCTCTTCCCGCGGACACCTTACCTGGTATACGAGTATTTGTTGTTACTTCTGTTGTAGAGCAGCTTCACGGCTGGCTGAGGGtggttagaaaaaagaaagaaaagagtcacTTGGGGTGGAGGTACTGTGGACTGGGGGCTGGGCCCTGCCACCAGGTCAAGGAGGCAGCTGAACACAGCTGTCAgactgggggaagggggtgggcaggggcagagagggagactgCAGGACCCACAGCTGGGGTCGGGGGGGACACACAAGATGAGCTGCAGGTTCCCCTTCTTCATCCCTCCTCAGGCCTTGCTCAGGCCCTTCTATAGGTTTCTATTTCAAACCCTATTCATCATTTGGGTAGCTAAAGAAAGGCCACAAGAGTGCCTCCAACATACCTTATTTGAAGTCGCTATAAGTTTCTGCTCTTCCTTGGATGAGGTGATGACAGGAACTTTGCAGAAAGGCTCGTAAGTATCTTTGTTCTGCTGGAACAAAACATACTTTCAGCCTAGGAGGCCTGCCTAGCATCGGATTATTTCAGCTGGCCTGCAGGGCACAGACAGGGCGCTGGCGAGGGAAGATGGGGCTGCCAGCACTGGGAAGAGAGAAGGATCCTTACCACCAGTGAATCAGGGTGGGGGACGGCCCAGAGTTGAGCTCTCCAGTAAGTCTCAATGAATCCTAACAACAATGACACACTTCCACAGCCCAGGGagtcacttaaaaataaagtctaaacatGGCACAGGACGTATGATTGCATCGAAGCACCCCACTGCAACAACTGTAGAAAGAACTTAAAAAGTATAAgcctaaaaggagaaaaagaatgggagaagtgACGTCTACAGACAAAAGATGTCAAAAATCTGAAGCTTTCGGGGAAGCAGATGAGGGCTAAcggaggggaaagagaaggccGAAATGAGTAAGCAGATGGGAAATAATCCTGGAGGTTTTCAAAACCAGTTCTGAAGGCTGGCGGGCAGAGGGCAAGAGCAGAGGATTGCTAGCCAGTCAGCAGAAGCACCAGTGAGACACCCTGCTCCCCCAAATGGATCCCCTTCCCCAGGCAGAAGGTCTACTTTCCTAGAGTGGTTTGTACAGATGAGGACAGGGCTGGGCTGCTCTTCTGAAAACGGGGATTAAGTGAATGGTCCACATACTAAATGAtgagccccagctcccagccccttcTCCTACTCAGATCCCAGAAGGCAGCCAGCCAGGCTTATCCCCACCAGGCAAGAGAGTGGAGGATCCCTCCATAGGAATCTGATCTGTCCAGGAAAAGGCTTATTATAGATTCTGACACTGGGGGTTCCCACTGAAAGAGCCTCATCATCTACCACTAAAGCCCACTGGACAACAAGCCTCACCCACGCACATACAGCTTTTCAGAACCTTACTCATGAATTTTAACAGACCAAAGATCATCAGATTATATGTGGAAAGCCTCTCAACCATGAGACTGAAACCAAAAtatagaggaaaagggaaggagtcATGACAAGGGCAGCAGAAAGAAAACTTCAAGACAGAGGACAGCAGATACTGAATTCTAGGCAACAAGAGCAATGTTCTATATAAAGAACACTCGGAGAACATGAAAAGGCTCCTGGAAATTGGAAATATGATAGCAGAAATGAAAAGTTCAAAAGAAGGGCTGAGAAGATGAAACTGAAGAAAATCTCTGAGAAAGTAGAACAGGAAGATAAAAGCAACAGAAACTGAGAAGAGGTCAGTCCTGAAGGTTCAGTCTTAAGACTAAGAGAAACCATAGGAAGGGAACCCAGAGAGCTTGTCTCTaagacaaagaagaaacagatattCACTGGTGTGTCTGAACACACCAACAGGAGATTGAACTTTCTTACCATTTAGGGATGAATTATGGATACGCACTTACAAAACCAAGCAGACAAAACAATGAGGCAATCACTAACTCTGGAAAACTGAAAAGTTgcacaataaagaaaattttcactGTATACTCTGTGACTCAACTGTTAACAATACTTAGACATCACAATGTAAACTCTGAATACTGATTTAACCAAAGCTGTGATAAACACTATTgggaaaagaggagaaggaaCATGTGTACATGTTTGGtagtggttggggggggggtgtaatGGTAGTGCATGagctaaatattaattttctatacACTAGTACATAATGTTGAAAACTGAAATATCAGTAAATAGTAGTATAAGAAATATGAAAGCAAATAGAactgttgaaagaattaacagaggaggggcgcctggacaCCTCAGtaaaatgtccaactcttgattttttttttttttaaagattttatttatttgacagacagcaattgtggcacaagcagggagagcagcaggcagagggagagggagaagcaggctccccacagagcaggaaacccaatgtagggctcaatcccaggaccctaggatcatgacctgagccaaaggcagacgctaaacgactgagccacccaggcgccccttgatttcaattcagatcatgatctcagggtggtgagatcgagccccatatcgggctctgcattcggcatggagtctgcttgagattctccctctttcacccatccccctcaaataaataaataaataaaatatttaaaaaaaagaataaacagagcAAAAAAGTATGATGTATATAcattaacaaacaaaaatgaaataaaaatactaaagtaAAGGCTATAGCATTCAGTTAGATTTACAGTGGGTTCAGACTCTTGCAGTAGAGGTGGTATGTAGAAACAACAGTTTCTCAAGGAGCTAGGCAGTAAGGGTGCTCCAGTGGAGGGCCAGACAGACATGTGGCCTGAGGGAGGCACAAACAAGAGCCTCATATATACAGATCCAATTCCTATGAAAACCTAAAGGGACTCTTATGATTCTCTGCCATGTTGGAACTTTGCTTGAAATAAATGGCCACTGGCTATGTCCAGAAGCATTTTGGTTTTATAGGGATTTTGCCATCACCAAACTTGACCCCAGTGGTCCTGCCCTAGGTCCAGCTGAGGAGTGAGGGGTGTCTGAGTCTGCAGAGATTATAGAGGCTCCCAACAATGACTGGTGGGGTGAGAATAAGTCCTGAGATGCGTCCAGAAAACTGATTCCCCACACTGAAGGGTTTCAGTGTACTTATGAAATGACCCAACACCATGGCAACTGAAAGCCAGAGGGTAGTTAGGTGGCGTAAGCATTGCAGGGAAGCCTCTAAGGGGTCACTGACCAAAGGAGAGAGAAGCTCCAGGGTTACCTGTGAACTCGCACATCTCGGTGAGGAAGGAACTGCCCCCATTTtgtagaagaggaaaatgaagaaagcaggTTGCCTGGTACCTCCCCACTCATATGGGGAAAAACGGTGATACCTACTTGTAAGGCTGCCTGGCATTCTTCCACCAGGCCCTGGACCAGGTAGTACTTGGCTTCTGCCAGCAGCTCCTCAATCTCCCGGCGGCTCTCGGGCAAGGGTACCGCCCCGTCACGGAGGTAGTTGAGTATTGTACCGAAGTGTTTCCCACACCGGTCAATAAGGATCCAGCCTGCaattggaggaggagaaggggggccTAG is part of the Zalophus californianus isolate mZalCal1 chromosome 14, mZalCal1.pri.v2, whole genome shotgun sequence genome and encodes:
- the KCTD10 gene encoding BTB/POZ domain-containing adapter for CUL3-mediated RhoA degradation protein 3 isoform X2, which gives rise to MEEMSGESVVSSAVPAAATRTTSFKGTSPSSKYVKLNVGGALYYTTMQTLTKQDTMLKAMFSGRMEVLTDSEGWILIDRCGKHFGTILNYLRDGAVPLPESRREIEELLAEAKYYLVQGLVEECQAALQNKDTYEPFCKVPVITSSKEEQKLIATSNKPAVKLLYNRSNNKYSYTSNSDDNMLKNIELFDKLSLRFNGRVLFIKDVIGDEICCWSFYGQGRKIAEVCCTSIVYATEKKQTKVEFPEARIYEETLNILLYEAQDGRGPDNALLEATGGAAGRSHHLDEDEERERERIERVRRIHIKRPDDRAHLHQ
- the KCTD10 gene encoding BTB/POZ domain-containing adapter for CUL3-mediated RhoA degradation protein 3 isoform X1, giving the protein MEEMSGESVVSSAVPAAATRTTSFKGTSPSSKYVKLNVGGALYYTTMQTLTKQDTMLKAMFSGRMEVLTDSEGWILIDRCGKHFGTILNYLRDGAVPLPESRREIEELLAEAKYYLVQGLVEECQAALQQNKDTYEPFCKVPVITSSKEEQKLIATSNKPAVKLLYNRSNNKYSYTSNSDDNMLKNIELFDKLSLRFNGRVLFIKDVIGDEICCWSFYGQGRKIAEVCCTSIVYATEKKQTKVEFPEARIYEETLNILLYEAQDGRGPDNALLEATGGAAGRSHHLDEDEERERERIERVRRIHIKRPDDRAHLHQ